CGAAGAGATTCCGATGGCCAGCAAGGAAACCCTCGCCGCCCTGGCGCAACAACGACAAGCCCTGGAAGCCAGCAACCGGCCTCAAGTCGCCCCCGCCAAGGGTGCGCCTGAAGCCGCTGCGAAGCTGGCCAGCGCTGCGACTCCACGCGGTTAAGGGAAAAGACTCAAGATGAATTTCTCCCAGTTTTTCATTTCACGGCCGATCTTCGCTGCGGTGCTCTCGCTGCTGATCCTGATCGCCGGTTCCATCTCGCTGTTCCAGCTACCGATCAGCGAATACCCGGAAGTGGTGCCGCCGACCGTGGTGGTGCGCGCCAACTTCCCGGGCGCCAACCCGAAAGTCATCGGCGAAACCGTGGCCGCGCCCCTGGAGCAGGCCATCACCGGCGTCGAGAACATGCTCTACATGTCCTCGCAGTCCACCTCCGACGGCAAGATCACCCTGACCATCACCTTCGCCCTGGGCACCGACCTGGACAACGCCCAGGTGCAGGTGCAGAACCGGGTGACCCGGACCGAGCCCAAGCTGCCTGAAGAGGTGACGCGCATCGGTATCACCGTGGACAAGGCCTCCCCCGACCTGACCATGGTGGTCCACCTGACCTCGCCGGACAAACGCTACGACATGCTCTACCTGTCCAACTACGCCATCCTCAACATCAAGGACGAGCTGGCGCGCCTGGGCGGCGTGGGCGACGTGCAACTGTTCGGCATGGGCGACTACTCGCTGCGGGTCTGGCTGGATCCGAACAAGACCGCTTCGCGCAACCTGACCGCCACCGACGTGGTCACCGCCATTCGCGAGCAGAACCGCCAGGTCGCCGCCGGTACCCTGGGCGCGCCGCCCGCGCCGAGCGCCACCAGCTTCCAGTTGGCGGTCAACACCCAGGGGCGCCTGGTGACCGAGGAAGAGTTCGAGAACATCATCATCCGCGCCGGCGACAACGGCGAGATCACGCGCCTGAAGGACATCGCCCGGGTCGAGCTGGGTTCCAACCAGTACGCCCTGCGTTCGCTGCTCAACAACCAGCCGGCGGTGGCGATCCCGATCTTCCAGCGTCCCGGTTCCAACGCCATCCAGATCTCCAACGAAGTGCGGGCCAAGATGGCCGAGCTGAAACAGAACTTCCCGGAAGGCATGGATTTCAGCATCGTCTACGACCCGACCATCTTCGTGCGCGGCTCCATCGAAGCGGTGGTGCACACCCTGTTCGAAGCCCTGGTGCTGGTGGTGCTGGTGGTGATCCTGTTCCTGCAGACCTGGCGGGCCTCGATCATCCCGTTGGTGGCGGTGCCGGTCTCGCTGATCGGGACCTTCGCCGTGATGCACCTGTTCGGTTTCTCGCTCAACGCCCTGTCGCTGTTCGGGCTGGTGCTGGCCATCGGTATCGTGGTCGACGACGCCATCGTGGTGGTGGAAAACGTCGAGCGTAATATCGGCCTCGGGCTGAATCCGTTCGAAGCCACCAAGCGCGCCATGCGCGAGGTGACCGGGCCGATCATCGCCACCGCCCTGGTGCTCTGCGCGGTATTCGTGCCGGCGGCGTTCATCAGCGGCCTGACCGGGCAGTTCTACAAGCAGTTCGCCCTGACCATCGCGATCTCCACGGTGATCTCGGCCTTCAACTCCCTGACCCTGTCGCCGGCCCTGGCCGCGGTGCTGCTCAAGGAGCACCACGCACCGAAGGACCGCTTCTCGCGGCTGCTGGAGAAACTCCTGGGCGGCTGGCTGTTCAAGCCGTTCAACCGCTTCTTCGACCGTGCCAGCCATGGCTACGTCGGCACCGTGCGCCGGGTGATCCGCGGCAGCGGCATCGCCCTGTTCCTCTACGCCGGCCTGATGGTACTGACCTGGCTGGGCTTCGCGCACACGCCGATGGGCTTCGTCCCGGCGCAGGACAAGCAGTACCTGGTGGCCTTCGCCCAACTGCCGGACGCCGCGAGCCTGGACCGCACCGAAGACGTGATCAAGCGCATGTCGGACCTGGCCCTCAAGCAGCCTGGCGTGGAAAGCGCGGTGGCCTTCCCTGGCCTGTCGATCAACGGTTTCACCAACAGCCCGAACAACGGCATCGTGTTCGTGACCCTCAAGCCCTTCGACGAACGCAAGGACCCGAGCATGTCCGCCGGGGCCATTGCCGGCGCCTTGAACGCCCAGTACGCCGACATCCAGGACGCCTACATGGCGATCTTCCCACCGCCGCCGGTACAGGGCCTGGGGACCATCGGCGGTTTCCGCCTGCAGGTCGAGGACCGTGGCGGCATGGGCTACGAGGAGCTGTACAAGGAAGTGCAGAACGTCATCGCCAAGAGCCGCAGCGTGCCGGAACTGGCCGGCCTGTTCACCAGCTACCAGGTCAACGTGCCGCAGGTCGATGCCGCCATCGACCGGGAAAAGGCCAAGACCCACGGCGTGGCGATCAGCGATATCTTCGACACCCTGCAGGTCTACCTGGGCTCGCTGTACGCCAACGACTTCAACCGCTTTGGCCGCACCTACCAGGTCAACGTCCAGGCCGAGCAGCAGTTCCGTCTCGAAGCCGAGCAGATCGGCCAGCTGAAAGTGCGCAACAACAAGGGCGAGATGATCCCCCTGGCGACCTTCATCAAGGTCAGCGATACCGCCGGCCCCGACCGCGTGATGCACTACAACGGCTTCGTCACCGCGGAAATCAACGGCGCGGCCGCACCGGGCTACAGCTCCGGCCAGGCGGAAGCGGCGATCGAGAAACTGCTCAAGGAAGAACTGCCCAACGGCATGACCTTCGAATGGACCGAGCTGACCTACCAGCAGATCCTTGCCGGTAACACCGCGCTGTTCGTCTTCCCGCTCTGCGTGCTGCTGGCCTTCCTGGTACTGGCCGCGCAATACGAGAGCTGGAGCCTGCCGCTGGCGGTGATCCTGATCGTGCCGATGACCCTGCTGTCGGCCATCACCGG
This portion of the Pseudomonas sp. MRSN 12121 genome encodes:
- a CDS encoding efflux RND transporter permease subunit — its product is MNFSQFFISRPIFAAVLSLLILIAGSISLFQLPISEYPEVVPPTVVVRANFPGANPKVIGETVAAPLEQAITGVENMLYMSSQSTSDGKITLTITFALGTDLDNAQVQVQNRVTRTEPKLPEEVTRIGITVDKASPDLTMVVHLTSPDKRYDMLYLSNYAILNIKDELARLGGVGDVQLFGMGDYSLRVWLDPNKTASRNLTATDVVTAIREQNRQVAAGTLGAPPAPSATSFQLAVNTQGRLVTEEEFENIIIRAGDNGEITRLKDIARVELGSNQYALRSLLNNQPAVAIPIFQRPGSNAIQISNEVRAKMAELKQNFPEGMDFSIVYDPTIFVRGSIEAVVHTLFEALVLVVLVVILFLQTWRASIIPLVAVPVSLIGTFAVMHLFGFSLNALSLFGLVLAIGIVVDDAIVVVENVERNIGLGLNPFEATKRAMREVTGPIIATALVLCAVFVPAAFISGLTGQFYKQFALTIAISTVISAFNSLTLSPALAAVLLKEHHAPKDRFSRLLEKLLGGWLFKPFNRFFDRASHGYVGTVRRVIRGSGIALFLYAGLMVLTWLGFAHTPMGFVPAQDKQYLVAFAQLPDAASLDRTEDVIKRMSDLALKQPGVESAVAFPGLSINGFTNSPNNGIVFVTLKPFDERKDPSMSAGAIAGALNAQYADIQDAYMAIFPPPPVQGLGTIGGFRLQVEDRGGMGYEELYKEVQNVIAKSRSVPELAGLFTSYQVNVPQVDAAIDREKAKTHGVAISDIFDTLQVYLGSLYANDFNRFGRTYQVNVQAEQQFRLEAEQIGQLKVRNNKGEMIPLATFIKVSDTAGPDRVMHYNGFVTAEINGAAAPGYSSGQAEAAIEKLLKEELPNGMTFEWTELTYQQILAGNTALFVFPLCVLLAFLVLAAQYESWSLPLAVILIVPMTLLSAITGVILSGGDNNIFTQIGLIVLVGLACKNAILIVEFAKDKQEEGLDPLAAVLEACRLRLRPILMTSFAFIMGVVPLVFSSGAGAEMRHAMGVAVFSGMLGVTFFGLLLTPVFYVLIRNYVERSEARKATRALKLEAQQ